The Oceanimonas doudoroffii genome includes a region encoding these proteins:
- a CDS encoding cytochrome b, which translates to MLGKLVSWIDERIPMTATYNKHVGQYPAPKNFNFWYFFGSLAMLVLVNQILTGIWLTMNYNPSGEGAFASIEYIMRDVEYGWLLRYMHSTGASAFFVVVYLHMFRGLIYGSYQKPRELLWLFGMLIFLVLMAEAFMGYLLPWGQMSFWGAQVIISLFGAIPVIGDDLTLWIRGDYVISGATLTRFFALHVIALPLVLVILVFLHIVALHEVGSNNPDGIDIKKNKDENGWPKDAIPFHPYYTVKDIVGVAGFLFFFAFVIFFMPEGGGYFLEAPNFEAANGLKTPEHIAPVWYFTPFYAILRAVPDKLMGVILMGLSIAVLFVLPWLDRCKVRSFRYRSKLHLLNIIQFVICFIILGILGALPSTPVLTLLAQVTSFGYFAFFVLLFFYSKNEKTKPLPERVTFK; encoded by the coding sequence ATGCTGGGTAAACTCGTAAGCTGGATCGACGAGCGCATTCCGATGACGGCGACCTACAACAAGCATGTAGGTCAGTATCCCGCGCCCAAGAACTTTAACTTCTGGTACTTCTTTGGCTCCCTGGCCATGCTGGTACTGGTGAACCAGATCCTGACCGGTATCTGGCTGACCATGAACTACAATCCGTCCGGTGAAGGCGCCTTTGCCTCCATCGAATACATCATGCGGGACGTGGAATACGGCTGGCTGCTGCGCTACATGCACAGTACCGGTGCCTCCGCCTTCTTCGTGGTGGTCTACCTGCACATGTTCCGTGGCCTGATCTACGGCTCCTACCAGAAGCCCCGTGAACTGCTGTGGCTGTTCGGCATGCTGATCTTCCTGGTGCTGATGGCGGAAGCCTTTATGGGCTACCTGCTGCCCTGGGGCCAGATGTCGTTCTGGGGTGCCCAGGTGATTATCTCGCTGTTCGGGGCCATTCCGGTGATCGGCGATGATCTGACCCTGTGGATTCGGGGTGACTATGTTATCTCCGGGGCCACCCTGACCCGCTTCTTCGCGCTGCACGTGATCGCCCTGCCGCTGGTGCTGGTGATCCTGGTGTTCCTGCACATCGTGGCCCTGCACGAAGTGGGTTCCAACAACCCCGACGGTATCGACATCAAGAAAAACAAGGACGAGAACGGCTGGCCGAAAGACGCCATTCCCTTCCACCCCTACTACACCGTGAAAGACATCGTGGGTGTGGCCGGATTCCTGTTCTTCTTTGCCTTTGTGATCTTCTTTATGCCCGAAGGCGGCGGCTACTTCCTGGAAGCGCCGAACTTTGAAGCGGCCAACGGCCTGAAGACGCCCGAGCACATTGCGCCGGTATGGTACTTCACTCCGTTCTACGCGATTCTGCGGGCGGTACCCGACAAGCTGATGGGCGTTATTCTGATGGGCCTGTCCATTGCCGTGCTGTTCGTGTTGCCCTGGCTGGATCGCTGCAAGGTGCGTTCCTTCCGCTACCGCAGCAAGCTGCACCTGCTGAACATCATTCAGTTTGTGATCTGCTTTATCATTCTGGGTATTCTGGGCGCGCTGCCGTCCACGCCGGTACTGACGCTGCTGGCCCAGGTGACTTCCTTCGGCTATTTCGCCTTCTTCGTGCTGTTGTTCTTCTACAGCAAAAACGAAAAAACCAAGCCGCTGCCAGAGAGGGTAACGTTCAAATGA
- the petA gene encoding ubiquinol-cytochrome c reductase iron-sulfur subunit, with product MSNAPVDTGRRRFLTWSTAVVGGAGAAFAAVPFIASWNPSAKAKAAGAPVEVDISKMEPGQLIRVEWRGKPVWVVRRSQEILDGLPKHDNQLRDPASEQPQQPGYAQNSYRSIKPEVFVAVGLCTHLGCSPTYLPDSFGEQVQGVSSGFFCPCHGSKFDMAGRVFQGVPAPLNLVIPPYYYVNDATILVGEDKEGA from the coding sequence ATGAGCAATGCGCCAGTTGATACCGGTCGCCGCAGGTTTCTGACCTGGTCAACCGCTGTTGTGGGCGGGGCCGGAGCCGCTTTCGCCGCTGTGCCCTTTATCGCATCGTGGAACCCGAGCGCCAAGGCCAAGGCCGCCGGTGCTCCGGTAGAAGTCGACATCAGTAAAATGGAACCCGGTCAGTTGATTCGGGTGGAATGGCGTGGCAAACCGGTATGGGTTGTGCGCCGCAGTCAGGAAATTCTGGATGGCCTGCCCAAGCATGACAACCAGTTGCGGGATCCTGCATCTGAGCAACCGCAACAGCCCGGTTATGCCCAGAACAGCTACCGCTCCATCAAGCCCGAGGTGTTTGTGGCCGTGGGCCTGTGTACCCACCTGGGTTGCTCGCCCACCTACCTGCCCGATAGCTTCGGTGAGCAGGTACAGGGTGTGAGCTCCGGCTTTTTCTGCCCCTGTCACGGCTCCAAGTTCGATATGGCCGGCCGCGTGTTCCAGGGGGTTCCCGCTCCGCTGAACTTGGTCATTCCCCCTTATTACTATGTCAACGACGCCACCATACTGGTGGGTGAAGACAAGGAAGGAGCCTAA
- the rplM gene encoding 50S ribosomal protein L13 — protein MKTFVAKPETVKRDWYVVDAEGKTLGRLATEIARRLRGKHKPEFTPHVDCGDYIIVINAEKVQVTGKKASDKIYYSHSGFPGGIKSISFEKLIDRKPEMVIESAVRGMLPRGPLGRAMYRKMKVYAGSQHNHAAQQPQVLDI, from the coding sequence ATGAAAACTTTTGTTGCTAAGCCAGAAACCGTCAAGCGTGACTGGTATGTTGTTGATGCAGAGGGCAAAACTCTGGGTCGTCTGGCCACCGAGATCGCCCGCCGCCTGCGCGGTAAGCACAAGCCGGAATTCACTCCTCACGTTGACTGCGGTGACTACATCATCGTTATCAATGCCGAGAAGGTACAGGTTACCGGTAAGAAAGCGTCTGACAAGATTTACTACTCTCACTCCGGCTTCCCGGGTGGCATCAAGTCCATCAGCTTCGAAAAGCTGATCGACCGCAAGCCCGAGATGGTAATCGAGTCTGCCGTACGCGGCATGCTGCCCCGCGGCCCCCTGGGTCGTGCCATGTACCGCAAGATGAAAGTCTATGCGGGCAGCCAGCACAACCATGCTGCGCAACAACCTCAAGTACTTGACATCTAA
- the rpsI gene encoding 30S ribosomal protein S9: MAETQYYGTGRRKSSTARVFVKAGSGNIVINQRSLDQYFGRETARMVVRQPLELTELSEKLDLYITVSGGGISGQAGAIRHGITRALMQYDETLRGSLRKAGFVTRDARRVERKKVGLHKARKRPQFSKR, encoded by the coding sequence ATGGCAGAAACTCAATACTACGGTACCGGCCGTCGCAAAAGCTCCACTGCGCGCGTATTCGTAAAGGCGGGCAGCGGTAACATCGTTATCAACCAGCGTTCACTGGATCAGTACTTCGGTCGTGAAACCGCCCGCATGGTGGTACGTCAGCCGCTGGAACTGACCGAGCTGAGCGAAAAGCTGGACCTGTACATCACCGTATCCGGTGGTGGCATCTCCGGTCAGGCCGGCGCCATCCGTCACGGTATCACCCGTGCACTGATGCAGTATGACGAGACCCTGCGCGGTTCCCTGCGCAAGGCCGGCTTCGTGACTCGTGACGCCCGTCGCGTTGAGCGTAAGAAAGTTGGTCTGCACAAGGCGCGTAAGCGTCCCCAGTTCTCCAAGCGTTAA
- the degS gene encoding outer membrane-stress sensor serine endopeptidase DegS: MRPATLLKYLFQATLYGVLMAALLLLLFPQLRTQSLEHWWRTPQVGVASFAYAASRAGPAVVNIYTRSFQQGSASPELSATGLGSGVIMSAAGHVLTNYHVIAEADQVIVALQDGRILAGEVIGFDVPTDLAVLKIAAERLPVIPQSEQLNTQVGDIVLAIGNPYNVGQTITQGIISATGRTGLSSMGPDSNGRQDLLQTDAAVNAGNSGGALVNVYGEMVGINTASFQSVAHQESYGISFAIPYGLARRIMEALIANGRVIRGYLGIGGADIPPVMARLLNLNDRTGIYVDNVSPSAPAAKAGIESGDVLLAIDGKPIGNTRHAMDMVAETRPGTEIRVTLLRDGKTLTLPVLIEEDRRFQRLR, encoded by the coding sequence ATGCGGCCAGCCACCCTGCTCAAATACCTGTTTCAGGCCACCCTCTACGGGGTACTGATGGCCGCCCTGCTGCTGTTGCTGTTCCCTCAGCTGCGCACCCAGTCGCTGGAACACTGGTGGCGCACGCCCCAGGTGGGTGTGGCCAGCTTTGCCTATGCCGCCAGCCGCGCCGGTCCCGCCGTGGTCAATATTTACACGCGCAGCTTTCAGCAGGGCAGCGCCAGCCCGGAGCTGAGTGCCACCGGCCTGGGCTCCGGGGTCATTATGTCGGCGGCGGGCCACGTGCTCACCAATTACCATGTCATCGCCGAGGCCGATCAGGTCATAGTGGCATTGCAGGACGGCCGCATTCTGGCCGGAGAGGTCATCGGCTTTGATGTGCCCACGGATCTGGCGGTGCTGAAAATTGCCGCCGAGCGACTGCCGGTGATTCCCCAAAGTGAACAACTCAATACGCAGGTGGGCGATATCGTCCTGGCCATCGGCAATCCCTATAACGTCGGCCAGACCATCACTCAGGGCATTATCAGCGCCACCGGCCGCACCGGCCTGTCGAGCATGGGCCCGGACAGCAACGGCCGCCAGGATCTGCTGCAGACCGACGCCGCCGTTAACGCCGGCAACTCCGGTGGCGCCCTGGTCAACGTCTATGGCGAAATGGTGGGCATCAACACCGCGTCGTTTCAGAGCGTGGCCCACCAGGAAAGCTACGGCATCAGCTTTGCCATTCCCTACGGACTGGCCCGACGCATTATGGAGGCCCTGATCGCCAACGGCCGGGTCATTCGCGGCTATCTGGGCATCGGCGGCGCCGACATTCCCCCGGTCATGGCCCGGCTGCTCAACCTCAACGATAGAACCGGCATTTATGTCGACAACGTCAGCCCGAGCGCCCCGGCCGCCAAGGCCGGCATAGAAAGCGGCGATGTGCTGCTGGCCATCGACGGCAAACCCATCGGCAATACGCGCCACGCCATGGACATGGTGGCGGAAACCCGGCCCGGCACCGAGATTCGCGTGACCCTGCTGCGGGATGGAAAAACCCTTACCCTGCCGGTGCTGATCGAAGAGGATCGCCGCTTTCAGCGCCTGCGCTGA
- a CDS encoding cytochrome c1, translated as MKRIVVALFALLPALTFAAGSNVHLDEADYDLADKASLQNGAKLFMNYCSGCHSTQYQRYNRVAEDLGIPEDVMQANLNFTGVAIGDLMENAIPEADAANWFGAAPPDLTLVARVRGADWLYTYLRSFYKDDSRPFGVNNLVFPSVGMPHVLEPLQGTATLKTETRTVDGQQVVTPVGIETEGNGELTTAEYDQAVLDIVNFLVYSGEPVKLERQRLGYWVLGFLAIFFVIAYMLKKEYWRDVH; from the coding sequence ATGAAAAGGATAGTTGTTGCATTGTTTGCGCTGTTGCCGGCCCTGACCTTTGCCGCTGGCAGCAACGTTCACCTCGACGAGGCGGACTACGACCTGGCCGACAAGGCCTCGCTGCAAAACGGCGCCAAGTTGTTCATGAACTACTGTTCCGGTTGTCACAGCACTCAGTATCAGCGGTACAACCGTGTGGCCGAGGATCTGGGCATTCCGGAAGACGTGATGCAGGCCAACCTGAACTTCACCGGTGTGGCCATCGGTGATCTGATGGAAAATGCCATTCCTGAAGCCGACGCCGCCAACTGGTTTGGCGCCGCGCCGCCGGATCTGACCCTGGTGGCCCGGGTACGTGGCGCCGACTGGCTGTACACCTACCTGCGTTCCTTTTACAAGGACGACAGCCGTCCGTTTGGCGTGAACAACCTGGTGTTCCCGTCCGTGGGCATGCCCCACGTACTGGAGCCGCTGCAGGGCACCGCTACCCTGAAGACCGAAACCCGTACCGTGGACGGTCAGCAGGTAGTGACCCCGGTGGGCATCGAGACCGAGGGCAACGGCGAGCTGACCACCGCCGAGTATGATCAGGCCGTGCTCGACATCGTCAACTTCCTGGTGTACTCCGGTGAGCCGGTTAAGCTGGAGCGTCAGCGCCTCGGCTACTGGGTGCTGGGCTTCCTGGCCATCTTCTTCGTCATCGCCTATATGCTGAAGAAGGAATACTGGCGTGACGTGCACTGA
- the zapE gene encoding cell division protein ZapE, producing the protein MTPSSKYQADLTRPDFVHDPAQAEAVSHLQRLYDELTAPPAATPRPSLWQRLTGRVEAPAATIRGLYFWGGVGRGKTYLVDTFYDCLPFERKLRVHFHRFMVRVHDELQSLKGQADPLKIVAERLARDARVICFDEFFVSDITDAMILGTLFEYLFGHGVILVATSNIPPDQLYRNGLQRARFLPAIALIKANCDIVNVDSGTDYRLRTLQQAEIYHHPLDAQASANLEQYFARLCNEPGRWGADIEVNHRRLSTIAEGDGVLYIGFDALCRTARSQLDYIELARCYHTVLLAEVQPMDGNTDDAARRFIAMVDEFYERHVKLIISAAVPMTDLYGEGRLNFEFRRCLSRLTEMQSHEYLAREHLP; encoded by the coding sequence ATGACCCCCAGCAGCAAATACCAGGCGGATCTGACCCGCCCCGACTTTGTGCACGACCCGGCCCAGGCCGAGGCGGTGTCCCATTTGCAGCGTCTTTACGATGAACTTACGGCCCCGCCGGCGGCCACGCCCCGTCCCAGCCTGTGGCAGCGGCTCACCGGCCGCGTCGAGGCGCCGGCGGCAACCATTCGCGGCCTTTATTTCTGGGGCGGCGTGGGTCGGGGCAAAACCTACCTGGTGGATACGTTTTACGACTGCCTGCCCTTTGAACGCAAGCTCAGGGTGCATTTTCATCGTTTTATGGTGCGGGTGCACGACGAGCTGCAAAGCCTGAAGGGCCAGGCCGACCCGCTCAAAATAGTGGCCGAGCGACTGGCACGGGATGCCCGCGTAATCTGTTTTGACGAGTTTTTCGTGTCCGATATTACCGATGCCATGATCCTCGGCACCCTGTTTGAATACCTGTTCGGTCATGGCGTGATCCTGGTGGCCACCTCCAATATTCCTCCCGACCAGCTGTACCGCAACGGCCTGCAGCGGGCCCGTTTTCTGCCCGCCATTGCCCTGATCAAGGCCAACTGTGACATCGTGAATGTGGACTCGGGCACCGATTACCGGTTGCGCACCCTGCAGCAGGCGGAGATTTACCATCATCCCCTCGATGCCCAGGCCAGTGCCAACCTGGAACAGTATTTTGCCCGCTTGTGCAACGAGCCCGGTCGCTGGGGTGCCGACATCGAAGTCAACCACCGTCGATTGAGTACCATCGCCGAGGGTGACGGCGTGCTGTATATCGGTTTTGATGCATTGTGCCGAACGGCCCGCTCCCAGCTTGACTACATTGAGCTGGCCCGCTGCTACCACACGGTATTGCTGGCGGAGGTGCAGCCCATGGACGGCAATACCGATGATGCCGCCCGCCGTTTTATCGCCATGGTGGACGAGTTCTACGAGCGCCACGTTAAACTGATCATCTCGGCGGCGGTGCCCATGACCGACCTGTATGGGGAAGGACGGCTCAATTTCGAGTTTCGGCGCTGCCTCTCGCGGCTGACCGAAATGCAGTCCCATGAATATCTTGCCAGAGAGCACCTTCCTTAG
- a CDS encoding Do family serine endopeptidase codes for MKGRLPLLSALALSLGLATLPAAQAALPFGAGSEINSLAPVVEKVSPGVVNISVSGSKVSRQVLPEPFRFFFGPNMPGEQVRERPFQALGSGVIIDADKGHVITNNHVIEDADKILITLIDGQEYEAELIGSDKESDIALLKVDADNLVEIGFADSDKLRVGDFAIAIGNPFGLGQTVTTGVISALGRTGLNVENLENFIQTDAAINSGNSGGALLDLEGNLVGINTAILGPGGGNIGIGFAIPANMVKNLADQILEYGEVRRGVLGVMGGELTSELARTFGYRSQHGAFVSQVLEDSAAAEAGLKAGDIIISLDGKPIRSFGELRAKVATMGADRTVELGLFRDGREKTVKVTLDHASEQQVAANTLHQALEGASLANNDGGVRGVRVTEVAPRSPAALSGLEEGDVIIGVNRKRVKELGELRQIIEAKPEVLALNIQRGNSSIYLVLR; via the coding sequence ATGAAAGGTCGACTCCCCCTGCTTTCCGCCCTGGCCCTGAGCCTTGGCCTGGCCACCCTGCCCGCCGCCCAGGCCGCCCTGCCCTTTGGCGCCGGCAGCGAGATCAACAGCCTGGCCCCCGTGGTGGAAAAGGTCAGCCCGGGCGTGGTCAATATCTCGGTATCCGGCAGCAAGGTCAGCCGCCAGGTGCTGCCCGAGCCGTTCCGCTTTTTCTTTGGTCCCAACATGCCCGGCGAGCAGGTGCGTGAACGGCCCTTTCAGGCCCTGGGCTCCGGAGTCATCATCGACGCCGACAAGGGCCATGTGATCACCAACAACCACGTCATCGAGGACGCCGACAAGATCCTGATCACCCTGATCGACGGCCAGGAATACGAGGCCGAATTGATCGGCTCCGACAAGGAATCCGACATCGCCCTGCTCAAGGTGGACGCCGACAACCTGGTGGAAATCGGTTTTGCCGACTCCGACAAGCTGCGCGTGGGGGATTTCGCCATTGCCATCGGCAACCCCTTTGGCCTGGGCCAGACCGTGACCACAGGCGTAATCAGTGCACTGGGGCGCACCGGCCTGAACGTGGAAAACCTGGAAAACTTCATTCAGACCGACGCCGCCATCAACTCCGGCAACTCCGGTGGCGCCCTGCTCGATCTGGAAGGCAACCTGGTGGGCATCAACACCGCCATTCTCGGCCCGGGCGGCGGCAACATCGGCATTGGCTTTGCCATTCCCGCCAACATGGTGAAAAACCTGGCGGATCAGATCCTGGAATACGGCGAAGTACGCCGGGGCGTGCTGGGCGTCATGGGCGGCGAGCTCACCTCCGAACTGGCGCGCACCTTTGGCTACCGCAGCCAGCATGGCGCCTTTGTCAGCCAGGTGCTGGAAGACTCCGCCGCCGCCGAGGCCGGACTCAAGGCCGGGGACATCATCATCAGCCTGGACGGCAAGCCCATTCGCTCCTTTGGCGAATTACGTGCCAAGGTCGCCACCATGGGCGCCGACCGTACCGTGGAGCTGGGACTGTTTCGGGATGGCCGGGAAAAAACCGTCAAGGTCACCCTGGACCACGCCAGCGAGCAGCAGGTGGCGGCCAACACCCTGCATCAGGCCCTGGAGGGCGCGTCTCTGGCCAACAACGATGGCGGCGTGCGCGGTGTCCGGGTGACCGAGGTGGCGCCCCGCTCCCCCGCCGCCCTGTCCGGGCTGGAGGAAGGTGACGTCATTATCGGCGTCAACCGCAAGCGGGTGAAGGAGCTGGGTGAACTGCGCCAGATTATTGAAGCCAAACCGGAAGTGCTGGCGCTCAACATTCAGCGCGGCAACTCCTCCATCTACCTAGTGCTGAGATAA